A genomic stretch from Sebastes fasciatus isolate fSebFas1 chromosome 23, fSebFas1.pri, whole genome shotgun sequence includes:
- the osbpl8 gene encoding oxysterol-binding protein-related protein 8 isoform X5, with protein MMKEEGLLSRRRFSTCGGTASLRPPHPDGRKLIRNASFGGYNELSPISLPGFERGKEDLLPLPLKEDSHSISKSKSETKLYNGSDKDVSTSGGKLTKKESLKVQKKNYREEKKRATKELLSTITDPSVIVMADWLKIRGTLKSWTKLWCVLKPGVLLIYKTHKNGQWVGTVLLNACELIERPSKKDGFCFKLFHPLEQSIWAVKGPKGEAVGSITQPLPSSHLIFRAASESDGRCWMDALELALKCSSLLKRTMIREGKEDMSTVATGGEHSINFYSLLRAHNIHGFQFNDSDHLKDPDLYSDKSDREGEQDHEESDPEGLEKSEESDSDTSERQDDSYIDLDPNEHLRETPYLEQSHEELGEAGEAAQTETVSEENKSLIWTLLKQVRPGMDLSKVVLPTFILEPRSFLDKLSDYYYHADFLSEAAIEENAYNRMKKVVKWYISGFYKKPKGLKKPYNPIIGETYRCMWLHQKTNSKTFYIGEQVSHHPPVSAFYVSNRKDGFCLSGSILAKSKFYGNSLSAILDGEARLTFLNRGEDYVMNMPYAHCKGILYGTMTLELGGQVTIACEKTGYSAQLEFKLKPFLGSSDSVNQVSGKIKLGKEVLATLEGHWDSEIFINDKKTGTVDTFWNPTTELRQSRLTRCTVPPEEQGDSESERLWQHVTRAINNKDQTEATNEKFMLEEVQRKSARERKAKCEEWIPALFEQDPVTGEWHYRYADTRPWDPLNDLIQFEKDGCIQTKVRHRTPMVTVPKRKHKSDKPKSPESGCSSPEPDRQDSSGSERHKSKHNSRLRKKGADLSELQSAIESIKQTQEDINRNISVLRSRAAGRVEGSSFLQQRDYIIIVFLILLQVLINYVFK; from the exons gttttgagagagggaaggaggaccTCTTGCCTCTGCCTTTGAAAGAGGACTCACATTCCATATCCAAGAGCAAG TCTGAAACAAAGCTGTACAATGGCTCCGACAAGGATGTGTCGACATCCGGAGGAAAGCTCACCAAGAAGGAGTCGCTCAAG GTGCAGAAGAAGAACTacagggaggagaagaagagggcaACCAAGGAGCTGCTCAGCACCATCACCGATCCCTCCGTCATCGTCATGGCCGACTGGCTAAAG ATCCGGGGCACTCTGAAGAGCTGGACCAAGCTGTGGTGCGTGCTGAAACCGGGCGTCCTGCTCATCTATAAAACCCACAAAAACGGCCAGTGGGTGGGAACGGTGCTGCTCAACGCCTGCGAGCTCATCGAGAGGCCCTCCAAGAAGGACGGCTTCTGCTTCAAGCTCTTCCACCCGCTGGAGCAGTCCATCTGGGCCGTGAAG GGTCCTAAAGGAGAAGCAGTCGGCTCCATCACTCAGCCGTTACCCAGCAGCCACCTCATCTTCCGTGCTGCCTCTGAGTCTGATG GTCGATGCTGGATGGACGCCTTAGAGCTGGCCCTGAAGTGCTCCAGCCTGCTGAAGAGGACCATGATCCGCGAGGGGAAGGAGGACATGAGCACGGTAGCCACCGGCGGGGAACACTCCATTAATTTCTACAGCCTCCTCAGAGCCCACAACATCCACGGTTTCCA GTTCAACGACAGTGACCATTTGAAAGACCCAGACCTGTATTCAGACAAGTCGGACAGGGAGGGCGAACAAGACCACGAGGAGTCCGACCCAGAAGGCCTGGAGAAGAGCGAGGAGAGCGACAGCGACACGTCGGAGCGGCAGGACGACTCGTACATCGACCTGGACCCTAATGAACACCTGCGGGAAACCCCGTACCTGGAACAGTCCCACGAGGAGCTCGGAGAG GCTGGCGAGGCCGCCCAGACAGAGACGGTATCAGAGGAGAATAAATCTCTGATCTGGACTCTGCTGAAGCAGGTGCGACCCGGCATGGATCTGTCCAAGGTGGTGCTGCCCACCTTCATCCTGGAGCCGAGGTCCTTTCTGGACAAACTCTCTGACTACTACTACCACGCAGACTTCCTGTCAGA GGCCGCAATCGAAGAGAACGCTTACAACCGGATGAAGAAGGTGGTGAAGTGGTACATCTCTGGATTTTACAAGAAGCCAAAG GGGTTGAAGAAGCCTTATAATCCCATTATTGGAGAGACGTACCGCTGCATGTGGCTCCACCAGAAAACCAACAGCAAGACCTTCTACATCGGAGAGCAG GTATCCCATCATCCTCCTGTCTCAGCCTTCTACGTCAGCAACAGGAAGGACGGATTCTGCCTCAGCGGCAGCATCCTCGCCAAGTCCAAGTTCTACG GAAACTCCCTGTCAGCCATATTAGACGGGGAGGCTCGGCTCACTTTCCTCAACCGAGGAGAGGACTACGTGATGAACATGCCCTACGCTCACTGTAAAG GCATCCTGTACGGCACCATGACCCTGGAGCTGGGCGGTCAGGTCACCATCGCGTGTGAGAAAACGGGCTACAGCGCTCAGCTTGAGTTCAAACTGAAG cCGTTCCTGGGCAGCAGCGACAGCGTCAATCAGGTCTCTGGAAAGATCAAGCTGGGGAAGGAGGTGTTGGCGACGCTAGAAGGACACTGG GACAGCGAGATCTTCATCAACGACAAGAAGACGGGGACGGTGGACACTTTCTGGAACCCGACGACGGAGCTGAGGCAGAGTCGACTGACCCGCTGCACCGTCCCACCAGAGGAGCAGGGAGACTCTGAATCAGAAAG ACTGTGGCAGCACGTGACCCGGGCCATCAACAACAAGGACCAGACCGAGGCCACCAATGAGAAGTTCATGCTGGAGGAAGTCCAGCGGAAGTCCGCCCGCGAACGCAAAGCCAAATGCGAGGAGTGGATCCCTGCCCTATTCGAGCAGGACCCCGTCACCGGAGAGTGGCATTACCGATATGCCGA caCGAGGCCATGGGATCCGCTCAACGACTTGATCCAGTTTGAGAAAGACGGCTGTATCCAGACCAAGGTCCGACACCGCACCCCTATG gTGACGGTGCCAAAGAGGAAACACAAGAGCGACAAGCCCAAGAGCCCAGAGAGTGGCTGCTCTTCACCCGAACCCGACCGCCAAGACTCGTCTGGCAGCGAAC GACACAAAAGCAAGCATAACAGCCGGCTGAGGAAAAAAGGAGCGGACCTCAGCGAACTTCAAAGTGCCATTGAATCTATAAAGCAGACGCAGGAGGACATTAACAG gaacATCAGCGTGCTGCGGAGTCGCGCGGCAGGCCGGGTGGAGGGCAGCTCTTTCCTCCAACAGCGCGACTACATCATCATCGTTTTCCTCATCCTCCTTCAGGTCCTGATCAACTATGTCTTCAAGTAG